The genomic region ATACAAATTCTATATTGTGTTCAAATTCAACTTTTTGATTTGCATTTTATATTTTGTGCTTCAATTACTGATTACATTTTCTCTGAATGAACCTTTAATTGCCACATAAACATAAATTccactgcaattgtttttaaacctTATTATTCCCAGTCACATATACACATTCTTTTTCCCACTGAGCTAGCAACAATGGATAGAATCTGTATAGATAAGCTTATTAATCAGTGAAAGGAAAGTATCTTCCCTTTATTGTTTATATAATGTTAATTAGCTGTTATACTTTTTATGTGAGCTATATGTTTTAATTCTTTCCCAGATGCAGTaggaacaaaaacaaaatgtgCCATATAGAAATACTGCTTCGTTTTCATACATCCTAAGTTTTAATGGTAAATTAAAATGGGCATGGGAAAATGCATTGGATCTGCTTTATATACTCAGTAGCACTGTTTCTAACCACCAGTCCTCGAGTACCACTAAAAAACCCAGTGTTAGTTTTCATTGGCATTTCAGTAGCTCAATCAGTTTGATGGACTCACCTTTTTCTCAGACAGATACAAACTATAAATCTGGCCTTTTAGGCTGTGTTTAAGACtaatatttgcaaacaatggaagATAATGCTGCACAAAGTTCACCAACAGCTGTTTTGTAGTGTTTTGTCCTGCTCTAACTCTATTCTTTTACTGTTTGTACTCTCTCCATTTCATATGTTGTTATAGACAGCTGATTCGCTCACTAAAGCTCAATGATACCCCATTATTTAGTAGAAAAGCTGCATACAAACACATAGCTCTGACGTGTAATTGCTGAACACATGAATAGTATTTTCACAGCTCATCTATTagtaaggataaaaaaaaaatgtttgaaattaTTGCAATGCAGAGTTAACATAATTACATTCATTGTTACCCAACTTTTTatatgtattgtaattttacagatGTGTTATGCTGATTGAAAGAAGAAGGATACCAAGCATATGTATTAAGAATATGACAGTTAGCCTTTCAGCTTATGCAAGTAATAAATGGAGGCTTACAGTTTGTGAATATAAGACTTATACATGGCATAAAAACATTGTATTCACAAATTCAAGCtcagttaaaaaaaacattattttaaataggCATTAGTGTGATATGCTATCTCAGcaaatatattattactgtattCTTAATTTTTACAATTGCCCTCTGTGCATCTTTGTTTCTCAGGGTGTATATAAAAGGATTAAGGAATGGGGTAAGAACTGTATACAATATAGAGAGAACCTTGTTGAACCTGGAAGCATTGGCAGTGGTTGGACGGACATAGACAAATATCATGGTACTATAATATACTGACACTACAGTTAGATGTGAAGCAAATGTAGAACTTGCTTTCCCCGTTTTAGTTCTTGAAGAAATTGAAAGTATAGTGGAGAGGATCCTAAAGTATGAAAGCAATGTGATCAAACACGAGCCCATCAATATCACTGAAGCTAGAAAAAAGATCAAAGTTTCAGTGTTGTGCACATCAGTACACGACAACTTCAGAAGAGGGGAGATATCACAGAAAAAATGTTGAATTTGGTTAGGGCCACAAAATTGTAGCCTGGAAATGAAATAGACGGAGAACATGGCAGATATGAATCCAGATGACCAACAGCACCCAACCAAACAATTGCAAAGTCTAGAAGTCATATGTATATGATAATGTAAAGGTTTGCAGATAGCTAAGTACCTATCATAAGCCATTATTGCAAGAAGGATGCATTCTGTTGAACCCAGAGAGCCAAAAAAATACAGTTGGGTAAGACAAGCTATAGGAGAGATGGTGTTGTCCCCCAAAACTGACATGAACAACATTTTTGGAACTGTGACAGAAATGTAGCAGATTTCCAATGCTGCAAGGTGATTGAGAAAGAAATACATAGGTGTGCAAAGGGTCTTCTCGACACTGCAAATTACAATAATGATGAGATTTCCAGTGATTGTTATAATATAAATAAGGATGAAAGTTAGGACAAAGATAATTTGCTCATCTGGTGAATTCCAAAGTTGAAGGAGGATGAAAACTGTTACCTCTGTATTATTCATCTTCTGCATTCACTCTAGTTTTTATATATCATCTACAGAGAAAGCAAATAGAATATGATGAGTTTTATTATTCCACTTTTATAAAAGCAATTTAAATTTTCTTAGCATAGAGTAAACGTATCTGGGCTACAGAGGACTATTGCCTATATTACtgcatttattttataaattatctCTGTTAAAGAAATGTGCTAATGATCTGCATAGAAGATCAAGCTCCCAATGTTTTGTATCTAGGGaaatgattttaattttaatattcattCTTAGTGAAATCCAACAAATTATGGCAATTTCTAATCAGATTTGGAAAGGGTTTGACAAGTAGTGAAAGCTGAATAGCATTATAAACTTAGAGCAagcaaaaagtaaaatataacaGACAATGGATAGCAAAATACCTTATTGGCAGAACAAGTTAAACTTACAAAAATAGCAAAGTAATAAATATTAAACTAACTTACTATTAACTAATTAACAATAAATAGGTATATTAAAACACACAGTTATGCAATTGTTAGCTTttcactgaagaaaaaaaaaagcattgaagCACCTCCTTATCTATgctgtaaacatttttaaattcctttgtaATACCTAGTTTTCTggataaatttttatatattttttcagtaaaATTCTTAGAGACACCAATGTCAAATATTAAAACACAAATTTCTATGTagctctactatcaaatttgctttgttctcttggttattttttgttgaagagaaaacctaggtaggctcataagtagggtgaccatattgccgctttaaaaggtacacatggaaaatacatatgtcagggctgtttaataaaatgttttgtataagaaccctgacatatgtatttttcatgtgtccctttttaaagcggcaatatggtcaccctactcataaggagctcaggagcatgcacacatgtaaagcagtgtttgcaacaatgtatacaattctacacacattattgcaaacactgcggCCATAGAGTGTAAAAGATATGCACATCCTCTTAAGGTCATacaagcctatctaggtttactcttgAACAAATTTAAtaagagaagtacattggaaacttttttttaaaatggcaacTTCTATCTTAATCCTGAACAACatattttgacttttgtgtccattaaaaaaaaaaaaagagagagacaaacGATAGTTAAAGCAATTGCTGCTAAAATATTGCTTCATATTTAAAACAAGATGCTGTTAACACTTACAGGGCGATAAACCAACACAGAAGAACACTGGCATCTGGTTAACCTGGGCATATCACTAACCTTTACTGAATAGTGATAAGCATCTGAGGTACTTTTAAACATGTGAGAGTGATTAGCCTTTGAAACATAAAGTCCCATTAGCATCTGACTATGATTCCCATAAGATTGTTTAATTGAGCTCCCTTTAAGGACCATGGTATGGCAGAATTATGTAACAATTATTTGTTGTTTATGTTTTCAAAGCAgatattatttgatttttttttatgtagccTCTGTTCTTTCCAACTGACTATACTCTAATTAAAGGAGAGGGATTTTACAATTTAGATAGcttttataatatttaaaggtTGCTCATAAGAGGCTAAGTGCAAACATTGTGTCTGACTCTGTTTATCAAAACTCCACTTTCATGCATGTTAATAAGCACTAATGCACAACACaatttcccatagactttaattgggGTTTTCCCATTTAAACATTAGATATGTATTTGTAAAGGATTGCTCTTGATCCCTTAgtgtttatttagggctagattacgagtggagcacaatattgtgcTTACACAAGCAAAaaattgtaatatcagcgcacgtaAATTTTATGTTCCCCGGAAgccttgcactcacaagagcgcacttccataggctccattgggAGTCTCATTCTCATCCTgtgagacacggctgagaacctagggcagcgaagggggtaagttgtgcagcaaatgttaaatatatatgtatttcaatatatacatatgaacatataaatatttatgtatataaaacacagtcccccatagacatcaatgtaaatgcactttcactaccttttttttttctaacactccacatcccctcactttaatgcCTTATAACTGCTTGTGCATTTTTTTTCCATAGAAATAaatatgctcatattttttatgtttttgttgtacAGTACTGACCTCTTTATTTGGGGGacatttcattaaccagaggttgccggagcattaaccagccacttgtaatggctggttatttaacgcgcGCGATTGGGTTCACGATTTAGATTTAAACGcaattgggttagcacacatgaaaacgtaGTAATCTCAAGGtatgttatttaaatattaaatataaatagaatatatttatattttacattattttaaataattttaattaaatttttaaaaatattttatatgtaatatttcaataacaggcCTTAAGGTTTTTGTGTATTAACCCAACCGTATCACCTAAACTGacctatatctataggaatagatatacaggtatagatacaaacagatacatatatatatatatatatatatatatatatatatatatatatatatctatatatatatgtaaagtatataTACGCACAGTATGTGTAAAGTGGGACTAAAGGGTTCATGATAATGGTTAGAAGGGAGGATCAAGAAAAATAGCTTTGCAACCTTATaagttaaagaaagaaaaaaaaggtatttttatagTCCTTTGTGTTatatggccactcttggaccaatgGTAGACAATTACATTTAAAATGGGGGAGAAGTAGGGACAGATCTAGGGGCCGCTTTTGGAACATTAAGTGCTAAAAGTAAGCTGGGAAAGAAATCTGGACTTTGATAAAGTCTGTAAACTGAGCTCAACACTGAATGGCCATGTAAAATATTAGATAGCAATGCTAGCAGGTAAAATACAGAGCATAGAGAATAGAAAATTATAGCTATAGCATTTGAGTAGCTATAATAATATAAAGTGGTTATCAAAAGttattgtgcattatactttgctGAAACAACATATGCAATGTGAGTTTACTAATTCCTAGACATAATAATATAAGTTGGAAAATTATTTATGTGTAAAACACAGCAAACTCCAACCACACAGGTTTATTCTTGGATTTAGAATAATAACGTCTACTTACTGAGACATTAAGAATGTATGTTTGAGG from Bombina bombina isolate aBomBom1 chromosome 2, aBomBom1.pri, whole genome shotgun sequence harbors:
- the LOC128647071 gene encoding olfactory receptor 6B1-like yields the protein MNNTEVTVFILLQLWNSPDEQIIFVLTFILIYIITITGNLIIIVICSVEKTLCTPMYFFLNHLAALEICYISVTVPKMLFMSVLGDNTISPIACLTQLYFFGSLGSTECILLAIMAYDRYLAICKPLHYHIHMTSRLCNCLVGCCWSSGFISAMFSVYFISRLQFCGPNQIQHFFCDISPLLKLSCTDVHNTETLIFFLASVILMGSCLITLLSYFRILSTILSISSRTKTGKASSTFASHLTVVSVYYSTMIFVYVRPTTANASRFNKVLSILYTVLTPFLNPFIYTLRNKDAQRAIVKIKNTVIIYLLR